In Drosophila santomea strain STO CAGO 1482 chromosome 2L, Prin_Dsan_1.1, whole genome shotgun sequence, a single window of DNA contains:
- the LOC120458792 gene encoding uncharacterized protein LOC120458792 isoform X7 — MGLRRFIRKHFGSKNSLSSADKNIQNDENGELKNKRLNGTLASPAAIATPIKGVAATKSGTTNKLQQSAKPKSSTTIIKSASIVGVSEESLRSGVDQTELQELNNGQSASGCPTPPMARDSKRSSIGNELPCETEAKLKRCEEQQDPLVNPQDPEASVAVQEATFTTANEPNALSLPDELRNSLSTTTMLATPRVDIAAQYPALKPFAENGVLDCARLAKFFQDSQLERKEEHRQILGLAVMVQFMSQELDAFACKETKEQCARTKGTLEETISLLQQTQRDCDRLREDLHAKDVEWVQRQQERDHLHRTELKQAEEKVLEVQMLAKQRFCELESQLRAKEEESKQAQEAYSMEVSHKLALKQDYLRTAEQKIQELQTRLQQVEAEEQGHREKLIRKENVHAARLSEANQREQDLIDRVKSLTKELNTLKANKEHNERDLRDRLALSQDEISVLRTSSQRRSPCISLPDNASAELNRLTSEADSLRCVLELKQAEISALSKAKADLIHESEERLKLSNRVALLEAQNEMLRTELEAKTEKEKEIQQKMEELQKAYKYESIKRTRLTYDKEELQYHLKQKSMQLQSAESKLLDLSTGSHDISLSNHSRCSLGRSGLEIAVTTSSPTSPVMKGMIERNDSVSWTLEIDDESFKGTSKIVRRAGSLRSNNERCPIQRRQTSVSNGHSNGSATNGGSSPAHPNPLSQSMSATALLRSSCNSAESEGRPLSRARSQSMCIKASASSSAVCESSGQRKKQQDELNLADWPEDIPLCSSSPQAPGIEMRPRSSTMKLMSSEAKKFQEIQESAGEAMVSGANSEDESCSASSEDIMRSSSASSTASGGSLSKRPKQPPSRMSIEEALPCTPMEVSWSEDAADVNGLA; from the exons AATCGCTGCGCTCTGGCGTGGATCAAACCGAACTCCAGGAGCTGAACAATGGACAATCCGCCAGCGGATGTCCCACTCCGCCGATGGCGAGGGACTCGAAACGTTCGTCCATTGGAAATGAGTTGCCATGTGAGACGGAGGCCAAGTTGAAGAGAtgcgaggagcagcaggatccGCTGGTCAATCCACAGGACCCAGAGGCCAGTGTCGCGGTCCAGGAAGCTACTTTCACCACTGCAAATGAG CCAAACGCCTTGTCCTTGCCCGACGAACTCAGAAATTCGCTCAGCACGACGACGATGCTGGCCACGCCCCGCGTAGACATAGCAGCCCAGTATCCCGCCCTAAAACCGTTCGCGGAGAACGGAGTGCTGGACTGTGCCCGTCTGGCCAAGTTCTTCCAGGACAGCCAGCTCGAGCGGAAGGAGGAGCACCGCCAGATTCTGGGCCTCGCCGTAATGGTGCAGTTCATGTCCCAAGAG CTGGATGCGTTTGCCTGCAAGGAGACCAAAGAGCAATGCGCCCGGACCAAGGGAACGCTGGAGGAGACCATTTCGCTGCTACAGCAGACGCAAAGGGATTGCGATCGGCTACGCGAGGATCTGCACGCCAAGGACGTTGAGTGGgtgcagcggcagcaggaGAGGGATCATCTGCATCGCACTGAACTGAAGCAAG CTGAAGAGAAAGTATTGGAGGTGCAAATGCTTGCGAAGCAAAGGTTCTGCGAACTGGAGTCCCAACTGCGTgccaaggaggaggagagCAAACAGGCGCAGGAGGCCTACAGCATGGAGGTCTCCCACAAACTCGCACTGAAGCAGGACTATCTGCGCACGGCCGAGCAGAAGATCCAGGAGCTGCAGACACGTCTACAGCAGGTGGAGGCCGAGGAGCAGGGGCACCGCGAGAAGCTAATTCGCAAGGAGAACGTTCACGCCGCCCGGCTGTCCGAGGCCAATCAGCGGGAGCAGGATCTGATCGATCGGGTCAAGAGCCTCACCAAGGAGCTGAACACCCTGAAGGCCAACAAGGAGCACAACGAACGCGACTTGAGGGATCGGCTGGCGTTGTCCCAGGACGAAATCTCTGTGCTGCGCACATCCTCACAGCGCCGCAGTCCCTGCATCAGTTTGCCGGACAACGCGTCCGCCGAACTCAACCGCCTGACCAGCGAGGCCGACAGCCTGCGCTGCGTGCTTGAGCTCAAGCAGGCGGAGATCTCTGCCCTCAGCAAGGCCAAGGCGGATCTGATTCATGAGAGCGAGGAGCGGCTGAAACTGAGTAACCGCGTGGCTCTTCTGGAggcccaaaacgagatgcTGCGCACCGAACTGGAGGCCAAGACCGAAAAGGAGAA GGAAATACAGCAAAAGATGGAGGAACTTCAGAAGGCCTACAAATATGAGAGCATCAAGCGCACGCGGCTGACCTATGACAAAGAGGAGCTACAGTACCACCTTAAGCAGAAATCCATGCAGCTACAGTCGGCTGAGTCTAAATTGCTAGATCTTTCCACTGGTTCCCACGACATCAGCCTATCTAACCACAGCCGATGCAGCCTTGGCCGCAGTGGTCTGGAGATCGCTGTGACCACCTCCTCGCCCACTTCCCCAGTGATGAAGGGAATGATTGAACGAAATGATTCCGTCAGCTGGACGCTAGAGATCGACGATGAGTCGTTCAAGGGCACATCAAAGATTGTGCGCAGGGCGGGCTCATTGCGAAGCAACAACGAGCGGTGCCCCATCCAGCGAAGGCAAACATCGGTGAGCAATGGCCACTCCAATGGGTCGGCCACAAATGGCGGTTCTTCCCCTGCTCATCCCAATCCCCTGAGTCAGAGCATGTCGGCCACGGCACTTCTGCGAAGCAGCTGTAATTCCGCGGAGTCTGAGGGTCGTCCTCTGTCCAGGGCTCGCTCCCAATCGATGTGCATCAAAGCCTCCGCCTCTAGCTCGGCTGTGTGCGAATCGTCTGGCCAAAGGAAGAAGCAACAAGACGAGTTGAACCTGGCCGACTGGCCCGAGGATATTCCACTGTGCTCCAGTTCACCACAAGCCCCGGGAATAGAGATGCGTCCGCGCAGCTCCACCATGAAGCTAATGTCCAGCGAGGCAAAGAAGTTCCAAGAAATTCAGGAGTCCGCCGGCGAGGCTATGGTCTCCGGTGCTAACTCGGAGGACGAGAGCTGTTCGGCCTCATCCGAGGACATAATGCGCAGCTCATCCGCCTCCAGCACAGCATCGGGCGGATCCCTATCCAAGAGGCCAAAGCAACCACCATCCCGCATGTCCATCGAGGAAGCTCTGCCCTGCACCCCCATGGAGGTAAGCTGGTCAGAGGACGCCGCCGATGTCAACGGACTGGCATGA
- the LOC120458792 gene encoding paramyosin isoform X9 produces MFDNFEFTNENLSAQTMDLDIDLISWTVPSTPTATTFTDNFNFAQAFEHQQLDAFACKETKEQCARTKGTLEETISLLQQTQRDCDRLREDLHAKDVEWVQRQQERDHLHRTELKQAEEKVLEVQMLAKQRFCELESQLRAKEEESKQAQEAYSMEVSHKLALKQDYLRTAEQKIQELQTRLQQVEAEEQGHREKLIRKENVHAARLSEANQREQDLIDRVKSLTKELNTLKANKEHNERDLRDRLALSQDEISVLRTSSQRRSPCISLPDNASAELNRLTSEADSLRCVLELKQAEISALSKAKADLIHESEERLKLSNRVALLEAQNEMLRTELEAKTEKEKEIQQKMEELQKAYKYESIKRTRLTYDKEELQYHLKQKSMQLQSAESKLLDLSTGSHDISLSNHSRCSLGRSGLEIAVTTSSPTSPVMKGMIERNDSVSWTLEIDDESFKGTSKIVRRAGSLRSNNERCPIQRRQTSVSNGHSNGSATNGGSSPAHPNPLSQSMSATALLRSSCNSAESEGRPLSRARSQSMCIKASASSSAVCESSGQRKKQQDELNLADWPEDIPLCSSSPQAPGIEMRPRSSTMKLMSSEAKKFQEIQESAGEAMVSGANSEDESCSASSEDIMRSSSASSTASGGSLSKRPKQPPSRMSIEEALPCTPMEVSWSEDAADVNGLA; encoded by the exons ATGTTTGACAATTTTGAGTTCACCAACGAGAATCTATCGGCACAGACCATGGACCTGGACATCGATCTCATCAGTTGGACGGTGCCCAGCACTCCGACTGCCACTACTTTTACGGATAACTTTAACTTTGCTCAGGCGTTCGAACATCAACAG CTGGATGCGTTTGCCTGCAAGGAGACCAAAGAGCAATGCGCCCGGACCAAGGGAACGCTGGAGGAGACCATTTCGCTGCTACAGCAGACGCAAAGGGATTGCGATCGGCTACGCGAGGATCTGCACGCCAAGGACGTTGAGTGGgtgcagcggcagcaggaGAGGGATCATCTGCATCGCACTGAACTGAAGCAAG CTGAAGAGAAAGTATTGGAGGTGCAAATGCTTGCGAAGCAAAGGTTCTGCGAACTGGAGTCCCAACTGCGTgccaaggaggaggagagCAAACAGGCGCAGGAGGCCTACAGCATGGAGGTCTCCCACAAACTCGCACTGAAGCAGGACTATCTGCGCACGGCCGAGCAGAAGATCCAGGAGCTGCAGACACGTCTACAGCAGGTGGAGGCCGAGGAGCAGGGGCACCGCGAGAAGCTAATTCGCAAGGAGAACGTTCACGCCGCCCGGCTGTCCGAGGCCAATCAGCGGGAGCAGGATCTGATCGATCGGGTCAAGAGCCTCACCAAGGAGCTGAACACCCTGAAGGCCAACAAGGAGCACAACGAACGCGACTTGAGGGATCGGCTGGCGTTGTCCCAGGACGAAATCTCTGTGCTGCGCACATCCTCACAGCGCCGCAGTCCCTGCATCAGTTTGCCGGACAACGCGTCCGCCGAACTCAACCGCCTGACCAGCGAGGCCGACAGCCTGCGCTGCGTGCTTGAGCTCAAGCAGGCGGAGATCTCTGCCCTCAGCAAGGCCAAGGCGGATCTGATTCATGAGAGCGAGGAGCGGCTGAAACTGAGTAACCGCGTGGCTCTTCTGGAggcccaaaacgagatgcTGCGCACCGAACTGGAGGCCAAGACCGAAAAGGAGAA GGAAATACAGCAAAAGATGGAGGAACTTCAGAAGGCCTACAAATATGAGAGCATCAAGCGCACGCGGCTGACCTATGACAAAGAGGAGCTACAGTACCACCTTAAGCAGAAATCCATGCAGCTACAGTCGGCTGAGTCTAAATTGCTAGATCTTTCCACTGGTTCCCACGACATCAGCCTATCTAACCACAGCCGATGCAGCCTTGGCCGCAGTGGTCTGGAGATCGCTGTGACCACCTCCTCGCCCACTTCCCCAGTGATGAAGGGAATGATTGAACGAAATGATTCCGTCAGCTGGACGCTAGAGATCGACGATGAGTCGTTCAAGGGCACATCAAAGATTGTGCGCAGGGCGGGCTCATTGCGAAGCAACAACGAGCGGTGCCCCATCCAGCGAAGGCAAACATCGGTGAGCAATGGCCACTCCAATGGGTCGGCCACAAATGGCGGTTCTTCCCCTGCTCATCCCAATCCCCTGAGTCAGAGCATGTCGGCCACGGCACTTCTGCGAAGCAGCTGTAATTCCGCGGAGTCTGAGGGTCGTCCTCTGTCCAGGGCTCGCTCCCAATCGATGTGCATCAAAGCCTCCGCCTCTAGCTCGGCTGTGTGCGAATCGTCTGGCCAAAGGAAGAAGCAACAAGACGAGTTGAACCTGGCCGACTGGCCCGAGGATATTCCACTGTGCTCCAGTTCACCACAAGCCCCGGGAATAGAGATGCGTCCGCGCAGCTCCACCATGAAGCTAATGTCCAGCGAGGCAAAGAAGTTCCAAGAAATTCAGGAGTCCGCCGGCGAGGCTATGGTCTCCGGTGCTAACTCGGAGGACGAGAGCTGTTCGGCCTCATCCGAGGACATAATGCGCAGCTCATCCGCCTCCAGCACAGCATCGGGCGGATCCCTATCCAAGAGGCCAAAGCAACCACCATCCCGCATGTCCATCGAGGAAGCTCTGCCCTGCACCCCCATGGAGGTAAGCTGGTCAGAGGACGCCGCCGATGTCAACGGACTGGCATGA
- the LOC120458792 gene encoding uncharacterized protein LOC120458792 isoform X8: MMALCNVGGDGSTGCGASDGCGGASDGAVNADFFVHCDYEDEGIGESLRSGVDQTELQELNNGQSASGCPTPPMARDSKRSSIGNELPCETEAKLKRCEEQQDPLVNPQDPEASVAVQEATFTTANEPNALSLPDELRNSLSTTTMLATPRVDIAAQYPALKPFAENGVLDCARLAKFFQDSQLERKEEHRQILGLAVMVQFMSQELDAFACKETKEQCARTKGTLEETISLLQQTQRDCDRLREDLHAKDVEWVQRQQERDHLHRTELKQAEEKVLEVQMLAKQRFCELESQLRAKEEESKQAQEAYSMEVSHKLALKQDYLRTAEQKIQELQTRLQQVEAEEQGHREKLIRKENVHAARLSEANQREQDLIDRVKSLTKELNTLKANKEHNERDLRDRLALSQDEISVLRTSSQRRSPCISLPDNASAELNRLTSEADSLRCVLELKQAEISALSKAKADLIHESEERLKLSNRVALLEAQNEMLRTELEAKTEKEKEIQQKMEELQKAYKYESIKRTRLTYDKEELQYHLKQKSMQLQSAESKLLDLSTGSHDISLSNHSRCSLGRSGLEIAVTTSSPTSPVMKGMIERNDSVSWTLEIDDESFKGTSKIVRRAGSLRSNNERCPIQRRQTSVSNGHSNGSATNGGSSPAHPNPLSQSMSATALLRSSCNSAESEGRPLSRARSQSMCIKASASSSAVCESSGQRKKQQDELNLADWPEDIPLCSSSPQAPGIEMRPRSSTMKLMSSEAKKFQEIQESAGEAMVSGANSEDESCSASSEDIMRSSSASSTASGGSLSKRPKQPPSRMSIEEALPCTPMEVSWSEDAADVNGLA; encoded by the exons ATGATGGCCCTCTGCAATGTGGGTGGAGATGGATCCACTGGATGTGGAGCATCCGATGGATGTGGTGGAGCATCCGATGGAGCTGTCAACGCAGATTTTTTTGTGCACTGCGATTATGAGGACGAGGGAATTGGCG AATCGCTGCGCTCTGGCGTGGATCAAACCGAACTCCAGGAGCTGAACAATGGACAATCCGCCAGCGGATGTCCCACTCCGCCGATGGCGAGGGACTCGAAACGTTCGTCCATTGGAAATGAGTTGCCATGTGAGACGGAGGCCAAGTTGAAGAGAtgcgaggagcagcaggatccGCTGGTCAATCCACAGGACCCAGAGGCCAGTGTCGCGGTCCAGGAAGCTACTTTCACCACTGCAAATGAG CCAAACGCCTTGTCCTTGCCCGACGAACTCAGAAATTCGCTCAGCACGACGACGATGCTGGCCACGCCCCGCGTAGACATAGCAGCCCAGTATCCCGCCCTAAAACCGTTCGCGGAGAACGGAGTGCTGGACTGTGCCCGTCTGGCCAAGTTCTTCCAGGACAGCCAGCTCGAGCGGAAGGAGGAGCACCGCCAGATTCTGGGCCTCGCCGTAATGGTGCAGTTCATGTCCCAAGAG CTGGATGCGTTTGCCTGCAAGGAGACCAAAGAGCAATGCGCCCGGACCAAGGGAACGCTGGAGGAGACCATTTCGCTGCTACAGCAGACGCAAAGGGATTGCGATCGGCTACGCGAGGATCTGCACGCCAAGGACGTTGAGTGGgtgcagcggcagcaggaGAGGGATCATCTGCATCGCACTGAACTGAAGCAAG CTGAAGAGAAAGTATTGGAGGTGCAAATGCTTGCGAAGCAAAGGTTCTGCGAACTGGAGTCCCAACTGCGTgccaaggaggaggagagCAAACAGGCGCAGGAGGCCTACAGCATGGAGGTCTCCCACAAACTCGCACTGAAGCAGGACTATCTGCGCACGGCCGAGCAGAAGATCCAGGAGCTGCAGACACGTCTACAGCAGGTGGAGGCCGAGGAGCAGGGGCACCGCGAGAAGCTAATTCGCAAGGAGAACGTTCACGCCGCCCGGCTGTCCGAGGCCAATCAGCGGGAGCAGGATCTGATCGATCGGGTCAAGAGCCTCACCAAGGAGCTGAACACCCTGAAGGCCAACAAGGAGCACAACGAACGCGACTTGAGGGATCGGCTGGCGTTGTCCCAGGACGAAATCTCTGTGCTGCGCACATCCTCACAGCGCCGCAGTCCCTGCATCAGTTTGCCGGACAACGCGTCCGCCGAACTCAACCGCCTGACCAGCGAGGCCGACAGCCTGCGCTGCGTGCTTGAGCTCAAGCAGGCGGAGATCTCTGCCCTCAGCAAGGCCAAGGCGGATCTGATTCATGAGAGCGAGGAGCGGCTGAAACTGAGTAACCGCGTGGCTCTTCTGGAggcccaaaacgagatgcTGCGCACCGAACTGGAGGCCAAGACCGAAAAGGAGAA GGAAATACAGCAAAAGATGGAGGAACTTCAGAAGGCCTACAAATATGAGAGCATCAAGCGCACGCGGCTGACCTATGACAAAGAGGAGCTACAGTACCACCTTAAGCAGAAATCCATGCAGCTACAGTCGGCTGAGTCTAAATTGCTAGATCTTTCCACTGGTTCCCACGACATCAGCCTATCTAACCACAGCCGATGCAGCCTTGGCCGCAGTGGTCTGGAGATCGCTGTGACCACCTCCTCGCCCACTTCCCCAGTGATGAAGGGAATGATTGAACGAAATGATTCCGTCAGCTGGACGCTAGAGATCGACGATGAGTCGTTCAAGGGCACATCAAAGATTGTGCGCAGGGCGGGCTCATTGCGAAGCAACAACGAGCGGTGCCCCATCCAGCGAAGGCAAACATCGGTGAGCAATGGCCACTCCAATGGGTCGGCCACAAATGGCGGTTCTTCCCCTGCTCATCCCAATCCCCTGAGTCAGAGCATGTCGGCCACGGCACTTCTGCGAAGCAGCTGTAATTCCGCGGAGTCTGAGGGTCGTCCTCTGTCCAGGGCTCGCTCCCAATCGATGTGCATCAAAGCCTCCGCCTCTAGCTCGGCTGTGTGCGAATCGTCTGGCCAAAGGAAGAAGCAACAAGACGAGTTGAACCTGGCCGACTGGCCCGAGGATATTCCACTGTGCTCCAGTTCACCACAAGCCCCGGGAATAGAGATGCGTCCGCGCAGCTCCACCATGAAGCTAATGTCCAGCGAGGCAAAGAAGTTCCAAGAAATTCAGGAGTCCGCCGGCGAGGCTATGGTCTCCGGTGCTAACTCGGAGGACGAGAGCTGTTCGGCCTCATCCGAGGACATAATGCGCAGCTCATCCGCCTCCAGCACAGCATCGGGCGGATCCCTATCCAAGAGGCCAAAGCAACCACCATCCCGCATGTCCATCGAGGAAGCTCTGCCCTGCACCCCCATGGAGGTAAGCTGGTCAGAGGACGCCGCCGATGTCAACGGACTGGCATGA